A single Streptomyces sannanensis DNA region contains:
- the afsQ1 gene encoding two-component system response regulator AfsQ1, producing the protein MPFLLLIEDDDAIRTALELSLSRQGHKVATAATGEDGLKLLREQRPDLVVLDVMLPGIDGFEVCRRIRRTDQLPIILLTARSDDIDVVVGLESGADDYVVKPVQGRVLDARIRAVLRRGEREATDSAAFGNVVIDRAAMTVTKNGEDLQLTPTELRLLLELSRRPGQALSRQQLLRLVWEHDYLGDSRLVDACVQRLRAKVEDVPSSPTLIRTVRGVGYRLDAPQ; encoded by the coding sequence GTGCCTTTCCTGTTGCTGATCGAGGACGACGACGCCATCCGCACAGCCCTCGAACTCTCTCTGTCGCGCCAGGGCCACAAGGTGGCCACCGCCGCGACCGGCGAGGACGGTCTGAAGCTGCTGCGCGAGCAGCGGCCCGACCTGGTGGTGCTGGATGTGATGCTGCCCGGCATCGACGGTTTCGAGGTGTGCCGCCGTATCCGGCGGACCGACCAACTGCCGATCATCCTGCTGACCGCCCGTAGCGACGACATCGACGTCGTGGTGGGCCTGGAGTCCGGCGCGGACGACTATGTCGTCAAACCGGTGCAGGGCAGGGTGCTGGACGCGCGGATCCGGGCCGTACTGCGGCGCGGCGAGCGCGAGGCGACGGACTCGGCGGCCTTCGGGAACGTGGTCATCGACCGGGCGGCGATGACGGTCACCAAGAACGGTGAGGATCTCCAGCTGACCCCGACCGAGCTGCGGCTGCTGCTGGAGCTCAGCCGGCGGCCGGGGCAGGCACTGTCCCGTCAGCAGTTGCTGCGGCTGGTGTGGGAGCACGACTACCTCGGGGACTCGCGGCTGGTGGACGCGTGTGTCCAGCGGCTGCGGGCGAAGGTCGAGGACGTCCCGTCCTCGCCGACGCTGATCCGTACCGTCCGCGGCGTCGGCTACCGGCTGGACGCTCCTCAGTAA
- a CDS encoding SigE family RNA polymerase sigma factor — MNTLHSTASSAVVTRLHSAGRTRRPRASHMTLVGTHVGGTGETACREATGEQASLSEAEFTAYVQERRASLYATAYHLTGDRYEAEDLLQSALFSTYRAWDRISDKAAVGGYLRRTMTNLHISAWRRRKLNEYPTEELPETAGDTDAMRGTELRTVLWQALARLPEQQRTMLVLRYYEGRTDPEIAEILGISVGTVKSSIWRSLRRLREDEVLSFGRDEEESFGELVA, encoded by the coding sequence ATGAACACACTGCACAGCACCGCATCCAGCGCTGTTGTCACGCGTCTTCACAGCGCCGGCCGGACCAGGCGACCGCGTGCGTCCCACATGACGCTGGTCGGCACACACGTGGGGGGAACCGGGGAAACCGCGTGCAGGGAGGCCACGGGGGAGCAGGCGTCCCTGTCGGAGGCGGAGTTCACCGCCTACGTCCAGGAACGCCGCGCCTCCCTGTACGCGACCGCCTATCACCTGACCGGCGACCGGTACGAGGCCGAGGACCTGCTGCAGAGCGCCCTCTTCTCCACGTACCGGGCCTGGGACCGGATCAGCGACAAGGCGGCGGTCGGGGGCTATCTGCGCCGCACCATGACCAATCTGCACATCAGCGCCTGGCGTCGGCGCAAGCTCAACGAGTACCCGACCGAGGAGCTCCCGGAGACGGCCGGCGACACGGACGCGATGCGCGGCACCGAGTTGCGCACGGTGCTCTGGCAGGCGCTCGCCAGGCTGCCCGAACAACAGCGCACCATGCTGGTGCTGCGCTACTACGAGGGCCGCACGGACCCGGAGATCGCGGAGATCCTCGGCATCAGTGTCGGCACGGTGAAGTCGAGCATCTGGCGGTCGCTCCGCCGGCTGCGCGAGGACGAGGTCCTCAGCTTCGGCCGTGACGAGGAGGAGTCCTTCGGCGAGTTGGTCGCCTGA
- a CDS encoding ATP-binding protein, producing the protein MSPQTVPTRVVLLSGPSGSGKSSLAARTGLPVLRLDDFYKEGDDPTLPRVQGSTDIDWDSPLSWDADAALAAIGELCRTGRTNVPVYDIATSSRTGRHAFDIDRTPLFLAEGIFAADIVARCQELGVLADALCLRGRPSTTFRRRLLRDLREGRKSVPMLLRRGWRLMRAERGIVARQTALGAHPCGKEEALGRLAAAAAGRRRTPQGVV; encoded by the coding sequence GTGAGTCCCCAAACCGTCCCCACACGTGTCGTGCTGCTCTCGGGCCCTTCCGGCTCCGGAAAGTCGTCGCTCGCCGCCCGTACCGGTCTGCCGGTGCTGCGCCTCGACGACTTCTACAAGGAGGGTGACGACCCGACCCTCCCCCGGGTGCAGGGCAGTACGGACATCGACTGGGACTCGCCCCTCTCCTGGGACGCGGACGCCGCGCTCGCGGCGATAGGGGAGCTGTGCCGTACGGGACGTACGAACGTTCCTGTCTACGACATCGCCACCAGCTCGCGGACCGGCCGGCATGCCTTCGACATCGATCGGACCCCGCTGTTCCTGGCAGAGGGGATCTTCGCGGCCGACATCGTGGCCCGCTGCCAGGAACTCGGCGTCCTGGCCGACGCGCTGTGTCTGCGAGGCCGTCCTTCGACGACGTTCCGGCGGCGGCTGCTGCGGGATCTGCGCGAGGGCCGTAAGTCGGTGCCGATGCTGCTGCGCCGCGGCTGGCGTCTGATGCGCGCGGAACGGGGCATCGTGGCCCGCCAGACCGCCCTGGGCGCGCACCCGTGCGGCAAGGAGGAGGCACTGGGCCGCCTCGCCGCTGCCGCGGCGGGCAGGCGCCGGACCCCGCAGGGCGTGGTCTGA
- a CDS encoding aldehyde dehydrogenase family protein, giving the protein MSKESISGSAAGRLSVFKTYKLYVGGKFPRSESGRVYEVTDSKGKWLANAPLSSRKDARDAVVAARKAFGGWSGATAYLRGQILYRIAEMLEGRRDQFIAEVADAEGLSKSKAAAVVDAAIDRWVWYAGWTDKIGQVVGGANPVAGPFFNLSTPEPTGVVTIVAPQESSFLGLVSVIAPVIATGNTAVVIASEKAPLPALSLGEVLATSDLPGGVVNVLSGRTAEITAPLAAHQDVNAIDLTGADAELAKELEVAAADNLKRVLRPQAVDWSADPGTQRLTAFLETKTVWHPTGSLGASGSSY; this is encoded by the coding sequence ATGTCTAAGGAATCCATCAGCGGCTCCGCCGCAGGACGTCTGAGTGTCTTCAAGACCTACAAGCTGTACGTCGGGGGCAAGTTCCCCCGCAGCGAGAGCGGCCGGGTGTACGAGGTGACGGACTCCAAGGGCAAGTGGCTGGCCAACGCCCCGCTGTCGTCGCGCAAGGACGCGCGTGACGCGGTCGTCGCGGCACGCAAGGCCTTCGGCGGCTGGTCGGGCGCGACCGCGTATCTGCGCGGCCAGATCCTCTACCGCATCGCCGAGATGCTGGAGGGCCGTCGCGACCAGTTCATCGCCGAGGTCGCCGACGCGGAGGGCCTGTCGAAGTCCAAGGCCGCGGCCGTCGTCGACGCGGCGATCGACCGCTGGGTCTGGTACGCGGGCTGGACCGACAAGATCGGCCAGGTCGTGGGCGGGGCGAACCCGGTCGCGGGACCGTTCTTCAACCTCTCCACGCCGGAGCCCACGGGCGTCGTGACGATCGTCGCCCCGCAGGAGTCGTCCTTCCTGGGCCTGGTCTCCGTGATCGCCCCGGTGATCGCGACGGGCAACACCGCCGTCGTCATCGCCAGCGAGAAGGCCCCGCTGCCCGCGCTGTCCCTGGGCGAGGTGCTGGCCACCTCCGACCTGCCGGGCGGTGTGGTCAACGTTCTGTCGGGCCGTACGGCCGAGATCACGGCCCCGCTCGCCGCCCACCAGGACGTCAACGCCATCGACCTGACGGGCGCCGACGCCGAACTGGCCAAGGAGCTCGAGGTCGCGGCGGCCGACAACCTCAAGCGGGTACTCCGTCCACAGGCTGTGGACTGGTCCGCCGACCCGGGCACGCAGCGCCTGACGGCGTTCCTGGAGACCAAGACGGTCTGGCACCCCACCGGCTCCCTGGGCGCCTCCGGCTCGTCCTACTGA
- a CDS encoding aldehyde dehydrogenase family protein, with product MTMAFEYAPAPESRSVVDIAPSYGLFIDGEFTEAADGKVFKSVSPSTEEVLSEVAQAGEADVDRAVKAARKAFQSWSALPGSERAKYLFRIARIIQERSRELAVLETLDNGKPIKETRDADLPLVAAHFFYYAGWADKLDHAGFGPSPKPLGVAGQVIPWNFPLLMLAWKIAPALATGNTVVLKPAETTPLSALFFADICRQAGLPKGVVNILPGYGDTGAALVAHPDVNKVAFTGSTAVGKAIARQVAGTDKKLTLELGGKGANIVFDDAPVDQAVEGIVGGIFFNQGQVCCAGSRLLVQESIADELLDSLKRRLSTLRLGDPLDKNTDIGAINSAEQLARITALVETGEAEGAERWSPACELPSAGYWFAPTVFTNVTQAHTIARDEIFGPVLSVLTFRTPDEAVAKANNSQYGLSAGIWTEKGSRILAVANKLRAGVVWANTFNKFDPTSPFGGYKESGFGREGGRHGLEAYLNV from the coding sequence GGCCGCCGACGGCAAGGTCTTCAAGTCGGTCTCCCCCTCCACCGAGGAGGTCCTGTCGGAGGTCGCCCAGGCCGGCGAGGCCGACGTGGACCGTGCCGTGAAGGCCGCCCGCAAGGCCTTCCAGAGCTGGTCCGCGCTGCCCGGCTCGGAGCGCGCCAAGTACCTCTTCCGTATCGCGCGGATCATCCAGGAGCGCTCCCGCGAGCTGGCCGTCCTGGAGACCCTCGACAACGGCAAGCCGATCAAGGAGACCCGCGACGCGGACCTCCCGCTGGTCGCCGCGCACTTCTTCTACTACGCGGGCTGGGCCGACAAGCTCGACCACGCCGGCTTCGGCCCCTCGCCGAAGCCCCTCGGCGTGGCCGGCCAGGTCATCCCGTGGAACTTCCCGCTGCTGATGCTCGCGTGGAAGATCGCCCCGGCGCTGGCCACCGGCAACACGGTGGTGCTCAAGCCCGCCGAGACGACCCCGCTGTCGGCGCTGTTCTTCGCGGACATCTGCCGCCAGGCCGGACTGCCCAAGGGTGTCGTCAACATCCTCCCCGGTTACGGCGACACGGGCGCCGCGCTGGTCGCCCACCCGGACGTGAACAAGGTCGCCTTCACCGGTTCGACCGCGGTCGGCAAGGCCATCGCCCGCCAGGTCGCCGGTACGGACAAGAAGCTCACCCTGGAGCTGGGCGGCAAGGGCGCCAACATCGTCTTCGACGACGCCCCCGTCGACCAGGCCGTCGAGGGCATCGTCGGCGGCATCTTCTTCAACCAGGGCCAGGTCTGCTGCGCGGGCTCCCGGCTGCTCGTCCAGGAGTCGATCGCCGATGAGCTGCTGGACTCCCTGAAGCGGCGCCTTTCGACGCTGCGGCTCGGCGACCCGCTGGACAAGAACACCGACATCGGTGCCATCAACTCGGCCGAGCAACTGGCCCGTATCACGGCGCTCGTCGAGACCGGTGAGGCCGAGGGCGCCGAACGCTGGTCCCCGGCCTGCGAACTGCCCTCCGCCGGCTACTGGTTCGCGCCGACCGTCTTCACGAACGTCACCCAGGCGCACACCATCGCCCGCGACGAGATCTTCGGCCCGGTGCTGTCGGTCCTGACGTTCCGTACCCCGGACGAGGCCGTCGCCAAGGCCAACAACAGCCAGTACGGCCTGTCCGCCGGCATCTGGACGGAGAAGGGCTCCCGCATCCTCGCGGTCGCCAACAAGCTCCGCGCGGGTGTGGTGTGGGCCAACACCTTCAACAAGTTCGACCCGACCTCGCCCTTCGGCGGCTACAAGGAGTCGGGCTTCGGCCGCGAGGGCGGCCGCCACGGCCTGGAGGCATACCTCAATGTCTAA